The genome window CTGCAAAAAGGGCGTCTGTTTTACGGTGGGTAACCTAACGCCTGTGGCCCGGTGCGAGCAGTTTGCCATAGAAACAAAGGCCAAAGAGATTACCTGTTTTCAGGCGGCAATTGTCAGATTTGATCGTAGCTAATTCACATTAATACTCATTAACCTTGGTTCGGAGTTTGATCCAGTTATCCATTCAAAATCAAAAATACAGGATGTAGGAGGCTTCTATGAAAGGATCCTGCCAAATTTTTGATTTTACGCAACACAGTACTTCTTTTTATTATGCTTACTCGTGGCTGGAAATTTTGAGGCAAGATAGTATCGATATTCACTCGTTCCAGAAAATTACCGCGATACTGAAACTTCTATGTTTCTCAATGAATATTATCTGCCTTGCATTTTGTAAAAAAGTTTCTTAAAATCTTACCTGTAAGATAAAAATTTTAATGGAGATTTCATTATGGCTAACGTATCAACAACAAAAATGTCGTCCAAAGGTCAGGTAGTTATACCTGAAAACATCCGGAAGCAGCTTAATTTGAAAGAAGGTGCTCAATTCGTTGTGCTTGGCGAAAAGGATGTTGTTATTTTGAAAAATATAACCCCACCGGCAATTGATGAATTTGATGATTTAATTGCTACAGCCAGAAAAAAAGCCAGGAAAGCCGGAATAAAAAAATCGGACATCAAGGATGCCATATTAAAAGTTCGAGGCAAAAAGTGAAAATTGTCCTCGATACAAATGTATTTATATCAGGGATTTTTTTCCATGGACCACCTGCCAAAATCGGAGCTGGGAAAATTTTCAACATATTTATAAAGGATTGGCTGATTCCTGGACTATCTTTGATACATCCGGGAAAATACCGGTCATTATAGAAGAATCAGGAAATAATTAATGAAGAAATATAGCAAATACTCAATTCTGGGACTAAAAGCGATTCAACGTGCGGCAGCAAAAGTAGCTGAGGACGCAAGAAAAAATAATTATAAAATACCTGTTTGGCAAAATGGCAAAATTGAATTTGAAGTTCCTGAAATCGTCACGAACCACACTGGTCCTAATGATGATGCCAAAGCCGAGAGAATTTGAGATATTCAAACAGAAAAGACGTTAATCCGGGGCTCTGACCCTATGAAGGCCACCTCAACATATAGTGCTTCCCCTTTTAACCGGATAGCTGCCTCTTTCTTTTTATTTGTATCGTTACAATAAAAACGTAAACTGGATTTCTCAGCAACCCCTGCTTCGCAAAGAATACCTTTCATATTCTTATCTTTCATGATATTTAAGAACATGCAGATTGTAAACATCTCCTGAGGACAAGGGGGCTTCTGTTCACGTCAAATACTTTCTTTTATCTCATAATTCCTGCAATTTAATATATCTGAATAACTTGAAGTCTGTCTTGTAAAGGATCCATGAATTATCCTTAAAATCTAAGATAGAACAACAAATTATGAATACCTTCTATAAATATCGGTCAAAGCCCTGCCGTGTGATCGTAAGGGTGTTTTTCATGCTGATCACGATAGTTGTCCTTGGGACTGTAGGGACTAACACCAGTGCGGACGAAATTAACCCATTGTCAAAACCGTCCGTTCGCGCAGGCTCCGAAATCGATTATCCGCCTTTTTGCACTGTCGATAGAGATGGCCGCGCAACCGGCTTTTCAGTCGAACTGCTCCGTGCTGCGCTCGGTGCCATGGGACGTGATGTCTCTTTCCGCACCGGACCCTGGACACAGGTCCGGAACTGGCTTGAAAAGGGCGAGATTGACGCCCTCCCCTTAGTGGGTCGAACGCCGGAACGGGAATCTGTTTATGACTTTACGTTTCCCTATATGTCCATTCATGGTGCCATCGTGGTTCGGGCGGGTACAACCGATATCCGGGATTTAGGCGATCTTAGAGGGCGGCAGGTTGCTGTCATGCAAGGCGATAATGCCGAGGAGTTTCTGCGACGGGAAGACCGCGGGTTTGAAATTCATACGACACTCACATTTGATGAGGCGTTGCATGATCTTTCCGAGGGCCGCTTTGACGCCGTCGTTATTCAGCGGCTTGTCGCGCTTCGGCTCATACAGGAAAAAGACCTTACGAATTTAGTCGTCGTGAACCAGCCCATCGAAGGATTCCGCCAGGATTTCTGCTTTGCGGTCCGGGAAGGCGACCGGGAGACGCTGGCGCTGTTAAACGAAGGTCTCGCCCTGGTCATGGCTGACGGGACTTATAGTCATCTCCACGCAAAATGGTTCGCCGCTCTGGAACTGCCGACGCATCGACGTATCATCATCGGGGGAGATCAGAACTATCCACCTTATGAATATCTTGATGAGGATGGACGCCCTGCCGGGTACAATGTGGATCTCACACGAGCCATTGCCCGGGCGGTGGACCTCGACATCAAGATTCGCCTTGGCCCCTGGTCGGAAATTCGGGATGCATTGGCGCGGGGCGAAATTGATGCATTGCAAGGCCTGTTCTACTCACCTGAACGCGATTTGACATTCGACTTTACACCACCGCATACGGTAAATGATTGCGTCAGCGTTGTGCGCAAAGGCGAAGGCCTTTCACCGGCCACTGTTTCCGAATTGGCCGGGAAACGCATCGTGGTGCAGAAGGGCGACATTATGCACGATTTTGCGATCGAAAACGGGCTTGGCGATCAGGTTACAGTCGTCGATTCCCAGGAGGATGCCCTGCGTGAATTGTCGGAAGGAAAGCACGATTGTGCCCTTGTGGCCAGGGTGTCCGCCCTGTACTGGATCAAAAAAAATGGCTGGGACAACTTAATCGCCGGCCGGCATCCGTTTCTTTCCCCTGAATACAGTTACGCGGTTCCACAAAATCAGAATAAGGCCCTTCTGGCGCAGCTTGGAGAAGGGCTTAAAGTGATCGATGAAAACGGCGAATACCGGCGCATCTCCGAGAAATGGCTGGGGGTCTATGCGGATTCAACTCCCAATTTTCTCACTGTTTTCCGGTATGTCGCCATGGTCGCCGTCCCTCTGCTATTGGTCGTTTTCGGGTTTTTCTTGTGGTCGTGGTCCTTGCGAAAACAGGTGACGTTTCGGACTGCGGCGTTGCGGGAAAGTGAGAGGCAATACCGGCTTCTTGCCGACAATGTATCCGATATTATCTGGACGATGAACCTGAAACAACGGTTCACCTATGTCAGCCCCTCTGTTGAGAAATTGCTGGGATACACGCCCGAGGAAGCGGTGCAGGTGCCTTTAAAAAATACGTTGACGCCTGAATCATACGCGAAGGTAGCTCAGGTGATAACAAAAGCCATGGCCAGAGACGGAGAAGTCAGGGGCGCAACGGATGTCACGCTATCCCTTGAGCTTGAGCATATTCGAAAAGACGGCGGTACACTCTGGGTTGAAATAACGACTTCTTTTATTCGGGATGAAGACGGTTTGATCTCCGGGTTTATCGGCATCACCCGCGACATCACCGCCCGCAAGCAGGCCGAGGAACAACGGGATAAGCTGATTTCGGATCTTGAAAAAGCCCTCGGCGAGGTCAAAACATTAAGCAAGTTATTGCCCATTTGCTCCCATTGCAAAAATATCCGTGATGACAAGGGGGATTGGAGTAAAATCGAATCATATATTCATAAACATTCTGATACGCAATTCAGCCATGGCATCTGCCCTGAATGTGCGAAAAAGTATTATCCGGATATGAACCTGTATGGAGATGCCGAGTAACGACTTTTGAGACGTTTTCGATAAAATTGAGAAACACCTGGCCCATGACCAGAAAAGGCATATTGAGTTTTGATGCTCTGAGGGAAATCCGCTATCTCTGTGCTCCGTATTCAGCAGATTAAGCGCCAAACCAAAAAAAAGAAACCGGAGGTAAGGGTATGGATATCATGAAAAAGCTCAAAACGGAAACCACGCCAGATCACAAAAGGCTGGAATCCTACCCATACTTCAAGGCACTGGCGGAACATAAGCTTCCTTTGGAATGCTATGTAAACCAGCTCAAGGGTCTTGCCGTCATTCACGGCGTGCTGGAACGTGCACTGGCGGAAGCTGACTGCGAACAAGTGGCGGCTGTCTGGAATGAAAGCCTGAGAAAACTCCCTCTTCTGGCGGAAGACCTTGAATTTTTCAAGCCAAGGATTGAACCGGATTACATGCCGGCCATTGAAGCCGCTCTGGCCATGACGGAAAAGATCCGGATCCGGTCCATTGAAAACCCACTGACATTACTTGGTTACCTTTATGTGTTTGAAGGGTCGACCCTCGGCAACCGCATGCACCAGCCGGATATTACCGCAACATTTCATCTGGAAGGCTTGCCCGGATCCCGTTATTATGCCAGTTATGGAGAACAAGTGTCGGAGAAGTGGCGGCAGTTCAGAGAAACAATGGCGGCCGCGCTGCAAGATGCTGATCTTCATGATCCGATCATCGCTGCTGCCCACGAGGCTTTTTCCGGTCTTGAAAAGCTATACAGCGCCTTGTTTCCCATGGAAAAACAGAAAAAATCCTTTCATGTGACCCGAATCAACCCGGAAGCCGGAAATCATCCCATTCCGGAGGATGAACGGGAAATTACCGCCGCGTTGACAGCCAGCAACCGGGCATGGGCCATGTTTCCTTATTATCAAGCGCGGTATGGAGAACGTGGCAAACGCTTTTCCGACAGCGATACCTCCTGGCTGGTCACCCTGACCCATCTTAATCTTGAAAGCATAGAACAACAAATGAACTGGCTTGTCCGGCTGCTGGCCACCCGGGGCATGCCGTCTATTATGCTTGAAAGAACCATTCAATTACTGCACGAGGAGCTCATAAAAGAAGCTCCCGAAAACAAACCAACCTATGATAGACTGCTCGAGGCCGCTGACATGCTTGCGGAAAAAAGGAGGCAATCTATTTCTGACAAGGAGTTTGCGATTCTTTCCCGTGAATTTGACGACATGGCGGAAATCAAGCTTGCAGAACAATATAAAAATACCGGCTCCTTAATTGTCTCGGCAGTGGCGGATGAACACAGCGGCATTGCAGGCGCAGTTGATGCTATTTGTGATTGGCTGACAGATCCGGGCCGGTTTTCAGAAGAATGGGTCGTTGCCGTCAATCAGGTCATTGAAAAAGCAAAAAAAAGGACTGTATCGTGATAGATGAAAAATTATATCAGGATTATTTTAACGCGCTGCTCGCCGGCCGTCGGGCTGAATGTCGCGATATTACCCAAAGGCTTTTAGACGGCGGGATTGCTGTCAAAATCCTTTATTCCGACCTGTTTCAGCGCAGTATGTATGAAATCGGTGATCTTTGGGAAAACAACCGCATCACCGTTGCCAACGAGCATCTGGCTACATCTGTCACCGAAAGTTTGTTAAACCTTGTCTATCCTGCTGTTTTTGCCACGGACCGGATCGGGAAAAAAGCAGTGATCTCCTGCAGTGCCAATGAATTTCACCAGATCGGCGGGAAAATGGTGGCGGATTTGTTCGAGCTCAACGGCTGGGACGGTCATTTTCTGGGAGCCAACACCCCTCCTGAAGATATGGCCCAATACATTGAGGATGTTCAGCCGGATGTGGTCGGGCTTTCTTTGAGCATCATGTCCAACATAGGGCCCCTCAAGCGCTCTATCGAAATTCTGAAAAGTAATTTTCCCGACATAAATCTGCTGGTGGGCGGACAAGCCTTCCGTTGGGGCGGCGCGAACATCATCAAAAAGTTCAAAAATACGGATTTGATTACCTCCATGGATGACCTGGAAAAAATGATCGCAAACTTCTGATATGGAGGCCTGACATGACGGCAGATGCAAAAAACCACCACAAAATCAGTGACTACATGGAAAAAACAGCGCCAATCCTGTTTTTTCTTCTGTCGAGCGAAGGGCGCATTCTGGATGCCAATCAATTTGCCAAAACCATTGCCCCAACCTCTTTACGCACTGCCAGGTTTGACGATCTGGTGTTGGATTTCAGCGGTAAATTTAGACTGAAATCGTTGACTGACGATGGCGGAAAAGAGCATTTGCTAAGCATCAATACCGCTTCCGGCATGCCCCAGAGTTTTTATTTTTCTTTCGTGCCGGCAGAAAACCATGTGCTGGTGTTCGGCCGCCTGGATACGGATCAAATTGAAAGCATGCGTAAAGAAGTGCTGAGCTTAAACCAGGAATTAAACAACCTGACCCGCCAGCTTCATCAAAAAAACGCGCAGCTGGAAAGGCTGAACCGGGAAAAAAACCAGTTTTTGGGCATGGCGGCCCATGACTTGCGAAAACCCATCGGGCTGGTCATGTCCTATTCCGAATTTCTGATTGATGAAGCAGAAACCCTGGACCCTGAACAGATGCAGTTCCTCCGGACCATCAACGCATCTTCCACGTTCATGAAACGGCTGGTGGATGATTTTTTAGATGTCAGCGCCATTGAAGCCGGAAAGTTTGACCTGGATCCTGCCCGGGCAAGCCTGTTTCAGGTTCTGCAGCAAAGCCTTGAACTGAATCATCTTCAGGCAATGAAAAAAGGGATCGACCTGGAAGTCCGCTGCCATGAAAATATTCCCCTGATTCTTATGGACGCGTCAAAGATCGAACAGGTTATTACCAACCTGGTCTCCAACGCCATTGAGCACACGCCCCCGGCAACACGGGTCACCATTACCCTTTCAACTGATCCGCAATGGATCTCCTTTTCGGTTCAGGATGAAGGAAAAGGCATTCCGGCAGATGAAATGGAAAAAATTTTCAAGCCCTTTGAAAAAACCAGCATCAAAAAATCCGGGGGCGAAAAAAGCACGGGGCTTGGCATGCTCATCTCCCGTAAAATCATTGAAGCGCACAAGGGGCAAATCTGGGTGGAGAGTCCGCCGGGCCGGGGCGCGGCATTTCACTTTACCCTGCCAAAGGCCGATGTTGTGGCATAAATTTCAACAAACGACGAAAAAAACGTGGCGGAAAAACAAAAATGGATATCAATATCATTGACCCCGACCAAATCAACCCGGAACCCACCAACCAAGACATCAAAATCCTGGTGGCAGATGATGATCCGGAGATACTTTTTGCCACCGCCCGGGTGATCAAAAAAGCGGGGTATCAGACCTACACGGCGGATTCCGGCAAAAAAGCCATGGAAGCAGTCAAAACCATCATCCCGGACCTGATTTTACTGGATGTGGTCATGCCGGATGCGGAAGGGCCGGATCTGTGCCGCCGGATCAAGGATGACCCGAAACTGAAAGGGATTTACGTGCTGCTGACTTCCGGTGCCCGGGTAAAATCCGATCAACAGGCCGATGGCCTGGATTCCGGGGCGGACGGTTATATTGCCCGGCCTTTGTCCAACCGGGAACTGCTCTCCCGGGTCAACTCCATGGTGCGGATTTTGCGCGCGGAGCGGGTCCGGGACCTCCTCATCGTTGAGTTAAAAAAAGCCCTGGCTGAAATCAAAACCTTAAGCGGCCTGCTGCCCATCTGCTCTCACTGCAAACAGGTCAGAGATGACAAAGGCTACTGGAGCCAGATCGAATCCTATATCAGTGCGCATTCGGATGCACACTTCAGCCACAGCATCTGCCCGGAATGTGCCAAAAAGCATTATCCGGAATTTGATCTTTATGATTGACCGTGACCTCCTTATTAAAAGGTTATATATTTCGCCGCAACCCGGTTATCTTTCATAAGTATAACATGACAAAACAATGGTGAAGCTTTCAGGACGCCTGACAATGCTGTATTTTTTGGCAAGCATTGTGCACTCTTGCCCTATACCGGGTCAATATGCCTATCTCGGCCCTATCGCTTTGCGCACTTTGATCGCTAATTCCTGCATCGAAAACGGTTTCTGGATGAATTGAACGCCTTCATCGATCACCCCTTTATGGGCAATCACATCAGCCGTATAGCCCGACATGTATAAAATTTTGAGTCCGGGCCGGCTCATGGCCATTTGCGAGGCCAGATCCCGCCCATTCATCTCCGGCATAATCACGTCGGTGATGAGCAAATGGATTGTTCCATTATATGTTTCGGATAGCTGCAATGCCGCGGATGGATTTCCAGCAGTCCAAACGGTGTAACCCAGCCTTTCGAGGATCTGTCTGGACATTTGGAGCACCGGTATTTCATCTTCGACGATCAGGATGGTTTCCGTTCCCGGGGGTAATTGCCGTGTGGGTGTGGATTCTTTTGCGGGCTCCAAAGCGGGTTCTTCCGCTGCATGGCGGGGCAGGTATATTTTAACAGTCGTTCCCTGTCCGGATTCGCTGTCTACATTGATAAAGCCGTTGTGCTGTTTGACAATGCCGTATATCATAGCCAGGCCGAGTCCGGTTCCTTTCCCGATCTCTTTGGTGGTAAAAAACGGTTCAAACAGATTGGCCAGCGTCTCCTTGTCCATGCCCGAACCATCATCGCTTACGGAAAGCATGACGTATTGTCCGGGAACAAAATAAGGATAAAGTGTACAATAATTTTCATCAACCTCGACATTGTTTGTTTCTATTTTAATTTTGCCCACATCGGCAATTGCATCCCGCGCATTGACGGCAAGATTGGTCATGGTCTGGTCCGCCTGGGAGGGGTCTAATTTTACCGGCCAGAGGTTGTTGCCCGGGTGCCACACAAGCTCAATATTTTCGCCGATCAAGCGTTGCAGCATTTTCAGCATGCCGGAAATGGTGTCATTTAAATCGAGCTGCACCGGATTGATGGTCTGCTGCCGGGCAAAAGCCATTAGCTGCCGGACGATGTCGGCGGATTTTTTTCCAGCGGTGTATATTTCCCGGATCGTTTCGCGGAGGGGATCTGACGGGTCCATCATGCCGATGGCCATTTCGGCATATCCGTTTATAACGGTAAGTTTGTTGTTAAAATCGTGGGCCACGCCGCCTGCCAGGCGTCCGACGGATTCCATTTTCTGGGCCTGGTTGAGCTGGGCCTGGAGTTTTTCACGATCTTGCTCCGCCCGCTTGCGCTCGGTGATGTCGATCAACACCACGTGGCAGACGGGCGCGCCGTCTTTCGCTTGAGCGGCGGTTCCCGTCAGATGGCCCCAGAAGAATCTGCCGTCCGGTTTGAGCAGACGCAGTTCGCATTCCTGCGACTCGCCCGTCTCAAAAAGTTTCTTGTGGTGCAGGTAGTAGATATCCTGGTCCTCTTTGAGGATGAAGCGGCTAATCGGCTGCTTAACCAGAGCGGCGCGAGCCGTGTCCAACAAGACGGCGGCGGTTAGGTTGGCTTCCTGGATCAGTCCTTTTTCGCTTAAAGTATAATAACCCACCGGGGCCAGGTCATAGAGGTCGAAATAGCGCGCCCGCGATTCTTCGATCTCCGCCTGTGCCTTGCGAAGCTCTTCATTCTGCATCTCCAGCTCGATCTGGTGCACCCGCAGTTCGTGAAGCGTTTCACGGATTTCTTCAGGCGAGAGGGCCGCGATGTCTTGTAGTGTCCGGTCGGTCCGTTTCCGGGCAAGTGCTTCGGCCTCCTGTCGTAGATCCGCAGCGCCTTTGGGGCGGTTCTCCTTGTTTGTCATGGGTTATCCCCTTCATTTGAAGATGGCAAAGTCCCGTTTGTTCCGGAATCCGTCCGCTCCCCGCCCTGTTGCCCGGAAACATCCAGCTGGGCGCAGGTGATCCCGACCACGGCGCCGGCGGCATCGTGCAGTGGTTCGACGGTCAGGTCATAGTCAACAGTCTTGCCTGCAATGGTAAGCCGGACGTTTTGCCGCGTGCCTTTTCCGCTTTCCAGCACCTTTTGCTTGATAGCCGTCAGTGCGGCGGCATCCTGTTCCCCCAGAAGGTCGGCGTCGGTCTTGCCGATAATCTCTTCCGCTGCAAATCCCAAATTCGGGTTTTGAATCCAAGTGTAGCTAAGGCGTACGTCCTGAGTGAAAACACAAATGGAAGCAACGCTGAGGGCGACCCGCAGCCGCTCCTTGTTTGCCCGCAACACCTCGCGAAGCTTTCGCGACTCCGTGATATCCACAAAGGTGAGTACCGCGCCCTCGATGACGTTATTCAGGGTGCGGTAAGGCTGAATGTGCATGCGGTACCAAAACCCCTCGGCGGTCTGAACCTCGGCCTCCTTGGGAACCAGGGTGTCGAGCACTTCCTGCGTGTCTTCCTTCAGGTTGCTGTAGCCGGGCAGGTTGGAGACGATGTGGGATACCGGCCTGCCGATGTCGCTCTGGATCAGGTTGATAATCTTGGTGGCGGAGGGGGTAAAACGCAGGATGCGAAGTTGGTGATCCACAAAGACGGTGGCTATGCCGGTGCCGGCCAGCAGATTGTTCATGTCGTTGTTGGCCAGTGACAGGGCAGCCACCTTGGCCTCCAGCTCGGAGTTGACCGTAGACAGTTCCTCGTTCACCGATTGCAGCTCCTCTTTGGAGGTTTCAAGCTCCTCGTTGGTGGACTGCAGTTCTTCGTTTATGGACTGCATCTCTTCGTTGGAGGATTTTAACTCTTCATTGGAGGTCTCCAGTTCTTCGGTGGTGGACTGGAGATACTCCTCCTTGGCCCGCAGCTCCTGCTTGAGTTCGGCGATACGGGTGTCGGCATTTTCACTGTCTGTTTCTGATGACGGTTTGTTCTCCTGTCCATCAGGCAATGATAATTTATCACTGACCAGGGGCTCCTGATTCTGCGCCAGAATAACCAGATACAAGGAGGGATCGGGCGAGGCGGCAGGAGCGGCGGCCACGGGTCGGACAGTCAGGTTGACGGTGGTAACGTCGCCGTTGGTCTTGACCCGCAGTCCCGGGCAGCGAACGGTTGCCCCGGTCCCCGCGGCTTTGCGCAGTGTGATAGCCAGGTCGCGATGCAGCCCTTCCCGGGCCATCTTCAAAATATTGTAGATCCCGCTCTCCCCGGGGGCAGGTTCCAGGTACAGGCCGGTGCGGCCGTGGAGGTAGAGAATATCGCCCTGGGCGTTGACCAGAGCCCCTGCCTGGACGATCTCCTGCAGCAGGGTTTGTTCGGTCAGCTCCCGCAGCGATAGTTTCCCGGTATGGGCGGTCTTTTCGGCGGTACGCGGGGATTTTGTATCCGGGGCCGTCATGGGCGGCAAAAATTGATCCGGTCCCGGGCGCTGGGCGCTTGCGAGATCGTCCTTGCGCCGATACAGTTTCCGCTTGCGGTCCAGCGTGGAAAAAAGGTTCTGAAATTCGCCCACGGTTTCAGAGGTGCCAAGAAAAAGAAACCCGCCCGGGTTCAAAGCATAGTGAAAGAGGGGAATGAGCTTTTTCTGCAGTTCCCCGCCCATGTAGATGAGCAGGTTGCGGCAACTGATCAGGTCCAGCCTGGAGAAAGGCGGGTCCTTGATCACGTCCTGCTCGGAGAAGACCAGCATGTCGCGGATGCTCTTTTGGATGCGAAATGAGCTGTCTCCGGGTTCGGGCGAAAAGAACCGCGCCAGCCGTTCCGGCGTTAGATCAGTGGCGATGGAGGCCGGATAAATGCCGGCACGGGCTGTGGCAATGGCATGACTGTCAATGTCCGTGGCAAAGATCTGCACCTTGAAATTCTGCTTCAGGGCCTCCTGGCGCTCGGCCAGCAGGATGGCAAGGGAATAGGCCTCGTCGCCGGTAGAGCACCCGGGCACCCAGATCCGAATTTCGGCATCCGCGTGACTGGCGGCAAAGAGCTTGGGGATGATCTGCTCTTCCAGGGCGCTGAAGGCTTCGGGGTCGCGGAAAAAACTGGTCACGCCGATCAGCATATCGCGAAACAGCGCATCCACCTCCTGGGGTGCCTGCTGGATGAACTTGACATAACCGTCCATGCTTTCGATTTGATGCACGGCCATGCGCCGTTCGATGCGGCGTTGGATTGTCGAGGGCTTATACTGAGAAAAATCGTGGCCGGTCTGGGTGCGCAGCAGAACCAATATCTTTTTCAGGGCATTCTCGGCCTTGGGCGTCGGGGTCACTGGCCGGGGGGGCTTGCCGAAGGCATGGGTTACATAGACGACGAGTTGGGCTGGCATTTCGGCCGGGGGCAGTTCGTAATCCACGAGCCCCGTGCTGATGGCGCTGCGCGGCATACCGTCGTGTTCGGCGGACTCAGGGTTCTGGACCATTACCATGCCGCCCTCGCCTTTGATGGCCCGCACCCCCAGACTGCCGTCGCTGCCGGTGCCCGAAAGCACAACGCCGATGGCCCGCTCATGCTGGTCATCGGCCAGGGACCGGAAAAAGAAATCAATGGGCAGACGCCGGCCACGCGGTTCAGCCGGCTCCAGCAGTTGCAGCGCACCGTTCATTAACGACATGTCGCGGCCCGGTGGGATGATATAAGCACAATTAGGCTGAACCTCCATACCGTCCTCGACCTCAAAGACCTGCATACGCGTGTATCGCCGGATCAGATCGGTCAGGATGCTCTTATGGTCCGGTGCCAGGTGCTGGACCAGCACAAAGGCCATGCCGGGATCAACGTCCGCGGGCATGCCGGAAAAGAAGGCCTCAAACGCCGCCAGCCCCCCGGCCGAAGCGCCGATGCCCACGATGGGGAAGCTGCCGGCTGTCTGGTCCGTCGCTGTCCGGTCCGTCTTTGACTGCTCGTCAACGGCGCTGCCGGAGTGCTCCGGCGGCGTGAAGGTTTTTGTTTTCCCCTGGTGCGTTACGGCCGGCTTGTTCCTGTCTTTTTTTCTCTCTGTCATGGCAATCTCTTCCATTTGAATGGGCAGGGTCTTTTCTGACACCAAAGATAATTGGGAATGCAGACTACGGCTATGCCCCGGCAGTATTGTGAATTTCAGCCCGGAGCACATTGGTGGTTTCAATGTACATATTTCAAGATGCCCGGGGATACTGCATTTGCAGGCAAGAAGTCTACACTCGTACCCCATGATAGGTCATATGCCTACTCCTGCTCAATCGCCTCCCTCACTTTAACCGCAAGATCATTGAACGAGAATGGCTTCTAAATGAATTGAACTCCTTCATCAAGAACCCCGTGATGGACGATCACATTTGCGGTGTAGCCGGATATGAACAACACCTTGATATCTGAATGGTTACGGATGCTTTTTGGTTTTTCGTGGCCAATACGGTTTGGCAGCCAGCACCGCAGGAGCACAGCCACGACACCGAGTGCCGTCGGAGGTCAGCCTGCGGCGGGCAGGATAAACCAGAAGATGCTGCCTTTACCGACCTCGCTGTCCACGCCGATCCGCCCGCCTTGGGCCTCGACTGCGAGTTTGCAGAACGTCAATCCAAGCCCAGTGGAATACTTGTGCCCTTCCTTGCTTGTCGTCATCTGACCGAACTTGTCAAAGATGCGTTCGTAATACTCCGGGGGGATGCCCGGGCCGTTGTCGCAGAACGTGACCCCGACGCCCTCCGATATGCGATTCAGGTCGATACGCACTTCGCCGCCGCTTCCGGTGAACTTGACGGCGTTGGCGATCAGATTGCCAACGACCCGCCGGACGACCTCGGGATCACAGACGGCAACCACTGCGTCAGCTGGCCGCTCGAACAGGACTGTCGAATCGTTGACGAGCGCGCCCAGC of Desulfobacterales bacterium contains these proteins:
- a CDS encoding AbrB/MazE/SpoVT family DNA-binding domain-containing protein gives rise to the protein MANVSTTKMSSKGQVVIPENIRKQLNLKEGAQFVVLGEKDVVILKNITPPAIDEFDDLIATARKKARKAGIKKSDIKDAILKVRGKK
- a CDS encoding cobalamin-dependent protein (Presence of a B(12) (cobalamin)-binding domain implies dependence on cobalamin itself, in one of its several forms, or in some unusual lineages, dependence on a cobalamin-like analog.); translation: MIDEKLYQDYFNALLAGRRAECRDITQRLLDGGIAVKILYSDLFQRSMYEIGDLWENNRITVANEHLATSVTESLLNLVYPAVFATDRIGKKAVISCSANEFHQIGGKMVADLFELNGWDGHFLGANTPPEDMAQYIEDVQPDVVGLSLSIMSNIGPLKRSIEILKSNFPDINLLVGGQAFRWGGANIIKKFKNTDLITSMDDLEKMIANF
- a CDS encoding transporter substrate-binding domain-containing protein, translating into MLITIVVLGTVGTNTSADEINPLSKPSVRAGSEIDYPPFCTVDRDGRATGFSVELLRAALGAMGRDVSFRTGPWTQVRNWLEKGEIDALPLVGRTPERESVYDFTFPYMSIHGAIVVRAGTTDIRDLGDLRGRQVAVMQGDNAEEFLRREDRGFEIHTTLTFDEALHDLSEGRFDAVVIQRLVALRLIQEKDLTNLVVVNQPIEGFRQDFCFAVREGDRETLALLNEGLALVMADGTYSHLHAKWFAALELPTHRRIIIGGDQNYPPYEYLDEDGRPAGYNVDLTRAIARAVDLDIKIRLGPWSEIRDALARGEIDALQGLFYSPERDLTFDFTPPHTVNDCVSVVRKGEGLSPATVSELAGKRIVVQKGDIMHDFAIENGLGDQVTVVDSQEDALRELSEGKHDCALVARVSALYWIKKNGWDNLIAGRHPFLSPEYSYAVPQNQNKALLAQLGEGLKVIDENGEYRRISEKWLGVYADSTPNFLTVFRYVAMVAVPLLLVVFGFFLWSWSLRKQVTFRTAALRESERQYRLLADNVSDIIWTMNLKQRFTYVSPSVEKLLGYTPEEAVQVPLKNTLTPESYAKVAQVITKAMARDGEVRGATDVTLSLELEHIRKDGGTLWVEITTSFIRDEDGLISGFIGITRDITARKQAEEQRDKLISDLEKALGEVKTLSKLLPICSHCKNIRDDKGDWSKIESYIHKHSDTQFSHGICPECAKKYYPDMNLYGDAE
- a CDS encoding response regulator; amino-acid sequence: MDINIIDPDQINPEPTNQDIKILVADDDPEILFATARVIKKAGYQTYTADSGKKAMEAVKTIIPDLILLDVVMPDAEGPDLCRRIKDDPKLKGIYVLLTSGARVKSDQQADGLDSGADGYIARPLSNRELLSRVNSMVRILRAERVRDLLIVELKKALAEIKTLSGLLPICSHCKQVRDDKGYWSQIESYISAHSDAHFSHSICPECAKKHYPEFDLYD
- a CDS encoding biliverdin-producing heme oxygenase, with product MDIMKKLKTETTPDHKRLESYPYFKALAEHKLPLECYVNQLKGLAVIHGVLERALAEADCEQVAAVWNESLRKLPLLAEDLEFFKPRIEPDYMPAIEAALAMTEKIRIRSIENPLTLLGYLYVFEGSTLGNRMHQPDITATFHLEGLPGSRYYASYGEQVSEKWRQFRETMAAALQDADLHDPIIAAAHEAFSGLEKLYSALFPMEKQKKSFHVTRINPEAGNHPIPEDEREITAALTASNRAWAMFPYYQARYGERGKRFSDSDTSWLVTLTHLNLESIEQQMNWLVRLLATRGMPSIMLERTIQLLHEELIKEAPENKPTYDRLLEAADMLAEKRRQSISDKEFAILSREFDDMAEIKLAEQYKNTGSLIVSAVADEHSGIAGAVDAICDWLTDPGRFSEEWVVAVNQVIEKAKKRTVS
- a CDS encoding HAMP domain-containing sensor histidine kinase: MTADAKNHHKISDYMEKTAPILFFLLSSEGRILDANQFAKTIAPTSLRTARFDDLVLDFSGKFRLKSLTDDGGKEHLLSINTASGMPQSFYFSFVPAENHVLVFGRLDTDQIESMRKEVLSLNQELNNLTRQLHQKNAQLERLNREKNQFLGMAAHDLRKPIGLVMSYSEFLIDEAETLDPEQMQFLRTINASSTFMKRLVDDFLDVSAIEAGKFDLDPARASLFQVLQQSLELNHLQAMKKGIDLEVRCHENIPLILMDASKIEQVITNLVSNAIEHTPPATRVTITLSTDPQWISFSVQDEGKGIPADEMEKIFKPFEKTSIKKSGGEKSTGLGMLISRKIIEAHKGQIWVESPPGRGAAFHFTLPKADVVA